The sequence GAATGCTGAAAAACTCAAGCTTGAGAAGGGCAGTGCTGGGGAGTGGAAAGGGCATGGGTTTTGCAATTGGGCAGGCTTGCGTTTCAATCCTTACTTTGCTACATTTATCTGTGTGTCTACACTCAATTTCTCTGCACCTCAATTCCTCtagctgtaaaatggggcaaTAATGCCACGTCCAGAAATAATTTTTGTGATACCAGAGCAAGTTTCAGTGTTAGATGCTCAGATTTAGCTAGAACCAGTGAAATTTCAGGGAGGGTTGACACTTTTCAGCCAAGTCTTGTTGCCTCCTCTGCAGACATCAAGTTTCCTTCAACACTTGAaggaaatttttccttttaaaaaatagtgatcCTAGCCACTTCATATGGTTGTGATGCTGAAATAAGTTAAGCATTATATACCACTCAGGACAATAGGTATTCAATAAGTGACAGATAACACCAGTGATGATGATGAAGTTCCTCAGGCTTCATCAGTGAACAATCACTGTTCCTTAAAATCAGCCTGTCAGGGGTATTAAAACTAAATCTAGCTTCGGCGATTCCTAGGACCACGTGAGGACCACGTCAAGCTTCTTGGACTTCCTCTTTCTTACTGGACTGTCTTTCGAACCTTTTAACACCCAACCTATTTTGCTGCTGTTGCTTTGTATTTTCTGGTTGAGGACAGTGAGAACGAGAAAGCAATGGCCATTAAACAAGTCAGGGGAAAGTTGATGGAACAAAGCAAGGAGGGCGGCATCCCCCAGGAAGGAGAGCAGCAGCTTCTGCCAAGTTGGGGAAGCGGGAGGGAAAGCTCACGGGCTGTGGTACTCACCGCGGCCCACCACCAGGCGTGGGGGATGCTGGTGAAGTTAGTGCCCTGCACGTCGTGCTCCACGGAGTAGACGGCGGCGGCGAAGGTGAGGATGCCCATGGTGATGAAGAGCATCAGGCAGCCCACCTGCTGGTAGCACTGGCGCAGCGTGAAGCCAAAGGCGCGCAGACCTGTGGAGTGGCGCGCCAGCTTGAGGATGCGGAAGATGCGAAGGAGGCGCATGACGCGCAGTACCTGGCCCACCTTGCCCACGCGGCCCATCGTCTCCAGGTCGTGCTCCCGCGGCGAGCCCCTGCCGTGCAGCTGGTCCTCGCTGGTGAAGCACTCGAGCAGCAGCTGCAGGTAGAGcggcaggatggccaccagatcCACCAGGTTGAGGGCGCTTCGCGCAAAGCGCCGCAGGTCGGGCGTGGAGGCCAGGCGCAGCAGGAACTCGAGCGTGAAGAAGGCCATGCACAGCATCTCCACGTGCTCCAGAAAGGGCCGCGGGTTGCCGCCCCCCTCGCCGCGCTCCGGCTGCTGCTGCATCTCTTCCACCGTGTTGAGTGCCAGCGCCACGACGGAGATGAGCACGAAGAGGCTGGAGGCCACCCCAATGGCCTTGGCGGCCACCGATGAGAAGGGCTTCTCCATGAGGTTCCAGAGGCGGCGCCGCTGCGCCCCGTAGAAGCGCATGTCCTCAAAGAGCTCCTCCGCCTCCTCGGCCTGCGCCTGGGCGCGCAGCTCGCGCTGGATCTTGAGTTGCTCGCTCAGGTCGTCGCGCCGCTCCTCGAAGCAGATGCGGCAGCAGCGCGGCGTGTACTTGAGACGCACGCCCCAGTagcccagctcctccaggaagccccgcGGGCACAGCTCGTCGCGCACCAGCAGAACCCCGGACGCGTAGAAGTTGTAGATGAGCTGGAAGACCTCGGGGTCGCGGTCGAAGAAGTATTCGTCCGTTTGCACCTCGTAATCGTCGCATAAGCCCAGCTGGCGGCTGCGGCTGGTGGACGTGGCCAGGCGGCCCAGGCGCGTCTTGGGGTAGCAGGCCAGCTCCGTGTAGTCCAGGTGGTAGCTGTGGCCGCCCACGTTCACGTTCAGCGTGGTGGACACGAGTGGAGTGTCGGCGCCGCCGCCTTCTGCTTGCTCAGTGGTGGTGGCCTCCCCTGGCTGGCGGTCCTCCTCCTCGGCCGGCTCGTCCTTCCACTgctcctcctcttccccatccTCATCCTCCTCGATGTAGTAGTTATAGTTGCCCTCGGTCCATGGTGGGATGCTGGCCTGGGAACCCGAGCGGCCCCCCACGGAGCAGATGCTCCTGCGGTGGTGTTGACCGCCCGCCTCCTGGGCCGCGTCTTCACCCTCTGTCGTAGTCCAGGACCTATAGCCCCAGGACCGCCTCCTCTCTGTCTGTTTCAGCATAGCTGGAGGAATGGGAGCCCTGGCTTTGCCCTCCTGGCCGTGGTCGGGTCCCTAGCCTGCTCACTGCCCCTAGGAGTTGGCCACGTGCCCTGTACTGTCTCAGAGAGGCACGCCTGGACCAGCAGACCTGGGGTCCCCAGCATGGCCCTGAGAACTGGCCTTCCTCAGGCTCTGgacagcccagcccagcctgtcTGTTCTGAGCGCATATGCCCACAGCTGTTGACTGCTCTAATCTTGCTGGTAGGGAAGAAGCAAGTGTTAGGAGGGATTTAGAGACTCTTAGTttccaccccacctccctcctctctgTGACGCAGGGGATGATTATGTGGCCTTAAATCTGTAGATAATCAGAAGGTGGCAGAGATGATTGCTAATAAAAGTGTCTGCCAACCCTGCCCTTAGGAAGCGAGCAGTGTCTGTGTGATGAGATGGCATCAACTGAATTTGCTATAGAATGTAGATGCCTGTGTCTTGACACTTAACTGTTGAAGTTGTAGCCTCTGTCCTAGGTAAACCCACCATGAACAGGGACAGAAATGACAACAGAATGCTTAAAAAGTGGACTTCCTGATAAGTTACTTTTCCTCTCAGCATTTACCTTTTGTTTAGAtcatcagtacagttcagtcgctcagtcgtgtctgactctttgtgacccgatgaactgcagcacatcaggcctccctgtccaacaccaactccccgagtttacccaaacccatatccatcgagtcagtgatgccatccaaccatctcatcctctgtcatccccttctcctcctgccctcaatctttcccagcatcagggtcttttcaaatgagtcagctcttcacatcaggtggccaaaatattggagtttcagcttcaacgtcagtccttccaatgaacaccctggactgatctcctttaggatggactggttggatctccttgcagtccaagggactctcaagagtcttcgccaacaccacagttcaaaagcatcaattctttggtgctcagctttctttatagtccaactctcacatccatacatgactactaaaaaaaccatagccttgactagatggacttttgttgacaaagtaatgtctctgcttttcaatatgctgtctagattagtcataactttccttccaaggagtaagtgtcttttaatttcatggctgcaatcaccatctgcagtgattttggagccccaaaaataaagtcagccactgtttccactctttccccatctatttgccatgaagtgatgggaccggatgccatgatcttagttttctgaatgttgaggtttaagccaactttttcactctcctctttcacgttcatcaagagactctttatggAAGATCTCAAATGATCTCCTTCCCATCCAGTCACATGATCAcactttttccccccaaatgcaTTCCTCCTGGCAGCACTGCTCTAAAGTCTAGTCTGATCTTTGAGTCTGTctcagtttttctctctctttgtgtctctttgttttttctttttttatgtccctgtctctccctcccttATCTTAAAGAATAAGGACATGTTGTAAGGTAGAATGTTCTTAAGGTCTTGCAGCCCCACTCAGCTGCTGTATCAAGTAACCAGACTTCTTTCCATGAAAAAGTCCTCATCACTCTTCAAGACATCACTTAAGAAAAAGTCTCCTTCTGTGTGTAAGACATTGTGCTAGATGCTGGAGATAGAAACTTGATAGAGACAGAGTTGCAGCCCTCAAGTTGTTCTTGGTTTTGTAGGtgatacaaatacatatacaagTACAACAAACAAGTGAGTGAAATATACAGGGGtagcagagaagaggaagggattAGTTTTAAGCAGGAATGTGTTCCTGAATtcaatttattgatattttgaaTAGCTAATATATGTTcatgacaaaatatttgaaaggtACAAAGATGCATTATAGTAGAAAATTTCTTTCTCCCCCAACTTGAACTTCTGGCTATTATTGAGTGTACCTCTGAGGTTTTGATTACCCTTCCAGAAATATTCTAAACATATACAAGCAAAAACCTGTCTCCATCTATATCATCTGAATAGCTCTTTATTATTAACACAAATTATAGTAGGAAGTAAactttgcttcccttgtggctcagctggtaaagaatctgcctgcaatgcgggagacctgggttgggaagatcccctggagaagggaaaatctacccactccagtattctggcctggagaattccatgaactgtataggtccatggggtcgcaaagagtcggacacgactgagtgacttccactttcactttgccATTTTCCAATTAACCATATCTTAGAGGTGTTTTCATATCTGAACATAAGTATCTGCCTCATTTTGAAGGTAGCCACTTAGTAGTTTGATAGTAACAGATTTCAGGTTGTTTTCTATCTTGGTTCTTATAAACAATGTTGCAGTTAATCACCTGATGCCCACGCTATTTTACATGTGTTAggatgtatgaaagataaatagtTAGAGGTGGAGCTCTTACCTCAAAGACCGTGTATTTGTAATTTTGATTGATGGTGTCAGATTTCTTTCATGAAAGTTTTACTAATTGGCAGATCATCAATGTGTGAGGGTATATTATCATACTCCTTGTGCTctgccattttatagatgaaagatGATGCATGAGttaattttactttgtatttctctgattatGAATGcaactgagcatcttttcgtgtgatTAAGAGCTGCtgtatttctttctctatttttcactGACTTGTTGGTATTTTCTTACCGATTCATTGGAGAGCTTTCTATATTATGAAAATAGACCCATTGCCTGGGATATGAATTACAAATACTTTTCCTGTTATCCTTTGGTGAAATTCTTTTCCATGTAAGATATTTACTTTATGACTTCTGGGTGTTATGTGTCTTTGCCTCTCTGCCattcttaaaaaatttacttgTTATAGTTTCATTTTTCATGCAAGGATTTGATCCATCAGGAATTAATTTTGATGTTGACAGTGAAGTAGAGACCcagctttattttctgggcttttATCTGGATGTTCAAATGCCTTAATTGAATAATCTTATCTTTTCCTCGTGGATTTGTTGTGTTATCTTTATCATGTagttcagttctaactgtgctTCAGAGGTGCTGGGACAGGTAACAGTTGCTACAAGGTCTGCACTCGATAGATTAACATCGGCAGATGGTGTTTAGCTTCCAACAGGGCTTAGACTTACAAGCTTCCAATAAAGCCTCAGAGGTCAGGCCTGGCCTCTTGAGTTGCTTAGTGAATTTCCAGGGTTCTCCAGTCAGCATACAATATTGATGCTTTTTCTCCAGACACACACTTGTCCATTTTCCAGCACCATCTCTTCTTCAGGCTGTACCATTACAAGAATTTCCATGTGGTGCTAAAAGTCATCTTTTTCCTTCAGAATGAATTATGCTATTATAAAAAGTGACAGCAtcactgtttttatattttgtttcctcttttgcAATCACGTGCTACTTTTTACCTAAAACTTGAACACTCTCATGACTTTTTGCATTTAAAAGTTATAGAATTAGTGATGTTTGTAAGGCGTCTCAGAGTCAAGCCACAAATACCACAACCATATGGTAGACTGAGGAGTGTTGCCTTAATGGGCCACACTTGGGTGACCAATACTCTCATGTGTGTGTATTGGTATGAATGTGTGACTTGGATTTTCTCTGATGTGTATGTATGCAAGTACAGTGGTAGATGAACATCTAAATATGGAGGTGCTTCCTAACAAAGAGAACTATCCAGCCAGAGGATGGATTTGTTCTGAAAGCAGTCAGCTCCTTCTGCCTGAATGCATGTAAGCCTCTGTAGGGTGTGCAGCAGAGGGAGACCCAAGCGAGTGGAAAGGTGGGCTGGCCAATCTTCCAGCCCCCTTCTGCCTTGAGATTCCTAAGATTCTAAGTCTTTGCTTGATGTTCTATTTGTCTAGAATTTTCCACTGCCCTTCTCCTCTCTAAGTCCTTGGTCTTCAAAAGTCAGCTCAGATTTCGCCTTCTCAGAGACTGTTCTCTCACATCCCTCTGTTTCCTCGGAATGGGTGAGCTGCCTCTCCTCAGTGCTCTCATTTAAGATAACACATACCACTAGCTTATAATATGAAACACTTCTTTTCATGAAAAGTGATTTTCCCATTATAAAAGTCATGTAAgtgcattaaagaaaaattttaaaatagaagacaGAATGCTAGTATATTTAACAGAAcactaatatatattaataactagCATGCTGAGACACTTTACTATGATAATGTTTATGACAATCTGTCACATAGGTTCTAtaattattcctgttttacagatgagtaaactgagactcagagaagttacaTGACTTACCAAGGCTACACGGATAGGAAACGGTGGGGCTGGGCTCTGCCCCAGACTAAGTAAACATCATGCTATAAAATAGCATGCACATGAAAATCATCTGTAATCTCACTATCAAAAGACTGCCATGCTTGCTTTGACAGCATacatactgaaaagaaaaaaaagactatcaTTATCAGTCTTTTAACTTGTCTCCTTCATTTGATTATGCGGCTGTgttgggcttagtcactcagtcatgtgtgactttttgcgaccccatggactgtagcccaccaggctcttctgtccatgggcattctctaggcaagaatactggagtgggttaccatgccctcctccaagggatcttcccaacccagggaatgaacccaggtctcccgcattgcaggcagattctttcactgtctgaaccaccagggaagcccaagaatactggagtgggtagctattccttctccagggaacttcctgacccaggaatcaaactggggtctcctgcattgcaggtggattctttaccagctgagctaccagggaagccctcatttgatatatatatatatatatagcacaatTGTGGTCATATTAGTTATAAAATTATGTATCCTGCCTTTTTCATTCAGCATTTTAACATaagtattttcagtatttttaaagcacggtaagcattattttaaatggcTACAAAATAGTCCGTACTGTGGGTGTGCCCTCCATAACATAGCCGAGTATCTTTTACTGAcatagatattttttaatattctactaTTTTAACTAATGATGTTGTAAAAGTCTATCTATTTAAAAGGTTATTGGTTTGTTTTGGTATTCTAGGTTATTCCTTAAGGTAGTTTTGCCAGATGTTTCAGGCCATTCTCTCTTCATTTTGACCTTCCTGTGGGCCACTTCCACTGTTTCTTCCATTTGGGACACTCTTTCTCACGTGACACTGTCTCCTTCCTCTGGCCAGCTCCTGTTGATCACTCACTCAGTGGGTGGAAGGCTATCTTCCCTTGTCCTCTGCTTGAGGAATGCCTCCCCTAGTCGCCTAAGGCTGAATTCAGCTTTCCTCATATGCACTTCTATAACATCTATACTTTGCCTATCACAACCCTTCTCACAAATGCCTATCTGCCTATAAACAAGACAGGACAGTAAGTTCCAGAAGGGCTGGACAGTGTCTGCTCCATTTACTGTTTTCCCCAGGgtccagcccagggcctggcacatataTAGCAGGGCTCAAAAGATACTGGCTGAAAGATGAAATATTTCACGTGTATTGCCCACCTGCTTTCCAGTTTGCCTCACTTTACACTCTAACCGATAAAATCTGAGAATGTGTCTGTCAGGGTGCTTTTTGCTACCGTGTTACTGCTGTTATCCTTATTTGATAATCGGTAGATGGAAATGGcattgcatttttgttttaacagggtctatattaattatttatttatgtgttcccTGATAGCTTCTCAAGTCTTCTAGGATAGACAGTCTTATAGCGGATCCAGTCTGTAGaagattaaaaacataaattgaagacttccctggtggtccagtggttaagactccactctcccaatgcagggggcaagggtttgatgcttagtcagggaattaagatctcacatgccctgaagtgtggccaaaaaataaaattaaaaataaataaaatctcaataaaaaaacagtttccacttgctgcaactcagaccctgtgcagccaaataaataaatactaaaaaacaaaacaaaaaagtattagatatatatatatacacacacacatatattgaaAAGATATTCCAAATCTCTGTCTTAGTCCTCACAAATGCATGTGAATCTAGGATTGTCTCAAAAGGaagtgttaaaaaatatttattactctATATTACATGGCCCCAAGCCCTACTTTGAAGGGAAAGAAAACTAGTGAGTTCTGAGACCCAGCCGCTGGGAACCTTTGCTGGGAGTCCCGTTTCCCTGGTGACAGAGATTAACAGGCAGCATGGCATGATCTGAAGAATGTTGGGATTCAAGCAGACTTGCGTTTACATTCTGGTTTTTAAGTTTTGGGCAAACTTCTTAACactttttcttctcagttttctcatctgtaaaataagttgCTGGAGGATTTCCTgtgaatataaaaagagaaagttgttagttcctcagtcgtgtctggctctttgcgaccccatggattgtagcccgccagactccttggttcatgagattctctaggcaagatttactggagtgagttgccactcccttctccaggggatcactcCAATCCAGGCATccaacctggtctcctgcattgaaggcatattctttaccatttgagccaaaACAGAGAATGCCCCTCTATTTTCAAttggccttcagttcagttgctcagtcgtgtctaactctttgcgaccccatgaattgcagcacgccaggcctccctgtccatcaccaactcccggagtttactaaaactcatgtccatcgagtcagtgatgccatccagccatctcatcctctgtcgtccccttctccttctgcacccaatccctcccagcatcatggtcttttccaatgagtcaactctttgcaagaggtggcccaaagtattggagtttcagcttcagcatcagtccttccaatgaacacccaggactgatctcctttaggatggactggttggatctccttgcagtccaagggactctcaagagtcttcgccaacaccacagttcaaaagcatcaattttttggcggtcagctttcttcacagtccaactctcacatccatccatgaccactggaaaaaccatagccttgactagacgaacctttgttggcaaagtaatgtctctgctttttaatatgctgtctaggttggtcataactttccttccaaggagtaagcgtcttttaatttcatggctgcaatcaccatttgcagtgattttggagcccaaaaaaataaagtctgacactgcttccactgtttccccatctatttcccgtgaagtgatgggaccagatgccatgatcttagttttctgaatgttgagctttaagccaactttttcactctcctctttcactttcatcaagaggctttttaggtcctcttcactttctgccataagggtgctgtcatctgcatatttgaggttattgatatttctcccggcaatcttgattccagcttgtgcttcttccagcccagcgtttctcatgatgtactctgcatataagttaaacaagcagggtgacaatatacagccttgacgtactccttttcctatttggaaccagtctgttgttccatgtccaggtttaactgttgcttcctgacctgcatataggtttctcaagaggtgggtcaggtggtctggtattcccatctcttgaagaattttccacagtttattgtgatccacacagtcaaaggctttggcatagtcaataaggaaaaatagatgtttttctgtaactctcttgctttttcgatgatacagcgggtgttggcaatttgatctctggttcctctgccttttctaaaaccatcttgaacatctggaaattcacggttcacatattgttgaagcctggcttggagaattttgagcattactttattagtgtgtgacttccctggtggctcagacggtaaagcgtctgtctacaaagcaggagacccaggttcgatccctaggtggggaagatctcctggagaaggaaatggcaacccactccagttttcttgcctggaaaatcccatggacagagcctggtg comes from Cervus elaphus chromosome 29, mCerEla1.1, whole genome shotgun sequence and encodes:
- the KCNV2 gene encoding potassium voltage-gated channel subfamily V member 2, whose product is MLKQTERRRSWGYRSWTTTEGEDAAQEAGGQHHRRSICSVGGRSGSQASIPPWTEGNYNYYIEEDEDGEEEEQWKDEPAEEEDRQPGEATTTEQAEGGGADTPLVSTTLNVNVGGHSYHLDYTELACYPKTRLGRLATSTSRSRQLGLCDDYEVQTDEYFFDRDPEVFQLIYNFYASGVLLVRDELCPRGFLEELGYWGVRLKYTPRCCRICFEERRDDLSEQLKIQRELRAQAQAEEAEELFEDMRFYGAQRRRLWNLMEKPFSSVAAKAIGVASSLFVLISVVALALNTVEEMQQQPERGEGGGNPRPFLEHVEMLCMAFFTLEFLLRLASTPDLRRFARSALNLVDLVAILPLYLQLLLECFTSEDQLHGRGSPREHDLETMGRVGKVGQVLRVMRLLRIFRILKLARHSTGLRAFGFTLRQCYQQVGCLMLFITMGILTFAAAVYSVEHDVQGTNFTSIPHAWWWAAVSISTVGYGDMYPETHLGRLFAFLCIAFGIILNGMPISILYNKFSDYYSKLKAYEYTAIRRERGNVEFLQRARKKITECLAGSNSQATPRLDN